Proteins co-encoded in one Sphingopyxis sp. BE259 genomic window:
- a CDS encoding alpha/beta hydrolase, with product MPRDVPLPTGLKPPSRLAQLGELALPLDLLRYGLSGYHLIGAPRGDGRAVALLPGYGASELSMRPLEAYLRHLGYQVRDWGMGRNQGRVAADVERFSAQAAEWVKADGAPLTLIGWSLGGVIARETARAYPKLVREVITMGTPIIGGPKYTALAQRFAGRDFDAIEREIHARNLKGLTQPLTVIYSDRDGIVGPDIAVDIYNDQARNIKVDSTHLGLGINPKVWRIVADTLAGK from the coding sequence ATGCCCCGCGACGTTCCGCTGCCGACCGGATTGAAACCGCCCAGTCGGCTGGCGCAGCTCGGCGAACTCGCGCTGCCGCTCGACCTGCTGCGCTATGGCCTGTCGGGCTATCACCTGATCGGCGCCCCGCGCGGCGACGGACGCGCCGTCGCACTGCTCCCCGGCTATGGCGCCAGCGAATTGTCGATGCGGCCGCTGGAGGCGTATCTGCGCCACCTTGGCTATCAGGTCCGCGACTGGGGCATGGGCCGCAACCAGGGCCGCGTCGCCGCCGATGTCGAGCGTTTTTCCGCCCAAGCCGCCGAATGGGTGAAGGCCGACGGCGCCCCGCTCACCCTGATCGGCTGGAGCCTCGGCGGCGTCATCGCCCGCGAAACCGCGCGCGCCTATCCCAAGCTTGTGCGCGAAGTTATTACCATGGGCACTCCGATCATCGGCGGCCCCAAATATACCGCGCTGGCGCAGCGTTTTGCGGGGCGTGATTTCGACGCGATCGAACGCGAGATCCACGCGCGCAACCTGAAAGGGCTGACACAGCCGCTGACTGTCATCTACTCCGACCGCGACGGCATCGTCGGGCCGGATATTGCGGTGGACATCTACAACGATCAGGCGCGGAACATCAAAGTCGACAGCACGCATCTGGGGCTTGGGATCAATCCGAAGGTGTGGCGGATTGTCGCGGATACGCTGGCGGGGAAATAA
- a CDS encoding potassium channel family protein has translation MSDRKTSRLKLQHRFQPLKRASKWPIWADVIARLGLAFALIGIVVLVHWIDRAGLKDSHDGHISFLDVVYFTMISVTTTGFGDIAPVSDRSRLIEAVIVTPIRIAVLFIFVGTAYNFVLKRTWEKWRMARIQAKLTDHIVVLGFGVSGAEAVRELIARGTDPTCIVVIDQSASRIEEAEAMGCNVLQGDASNDDTLIDVHIARAQSVLVSAGRDDSSILMVLTVRHLSPKVPISVVIRAHDNEPLARQAGANNVINPVSFTGLLLAGSAQGAHVADYMADLASIGGRVQLRERPVAAEEVGRSIDQLASEGRGLRIYRGGKPFGFWEPEAQSLSPGDLIVEVIRCEECEANVPGG, from the coding sequence ATGAGCGATCGCAAGACGTCCAGACTGAAGCTGCAACACCGGTTCCAGCCGCTCAAACGCGCGAGCAAATGGCCGATCTGGGCCGACGTCATCGCGCGGCTCGGCCTCGCCTTCGCCCTGATCGGCATCGTCGTGCTGGTCCATTGGATCGACCGCGCGGGGCTGAAGGACAGCCACGACGGCCACATCAGCTTCCTCGATGTCGTCTATTTCACGATGATTTCGGTCACGACGACGGGGTTCGGCGACATCGCCCCGGTGTCCGACCGTTCGCGGTTGATCGAGGCGGTGATCGTCACGCCGATCCGCATCGCGGTGCTGTTTATCTTCGTCGGCACCGCTTATAATTTCGTCCTCAAACGCACATGGGAAAAATGGCGTATGGCCCGCATCCAGGCAAAGCTCACCGACCATATCGTCGTTCTCGGCTTCGGCGTCAGCGGCGCCGAGGCAGTGCGTGAACTGATCGCGCGCGGCACCGATCCGACCTGCATCGTCGTCATCGACCAGTCGGCATCGCGCATCGAAGAGGCCGAGGCGATGGGTTGCAACGTGCTGCAGGGCGACGCATCAAACGACGACACGCTGATCGACGTCCATATCGCGCGCGCGCAATCGGTGCTGGTATCGGCGGGTCGCGACGACAGCTCGATCCTGATGGTGCTGACCGTCCGCCACCTGTCGCCCAAAGTGCCGATCAGCGTCGTCATCCGCGCCCACGACAACGAACCGCTGGCGCGCCAGGCGGGCGCCAACAACGTCATCAACCCGGTCAGTTTCACCGGCCTGCTCCTCGCCGGATCGGCGCAGGGCGCGCATGTCGCCGACTATATGGCCGACCTCGCCAGCATCGGCGGGCGCGTCCAGCTGCGCGAACGGCCGGTCGCGGCGGAGGAAGTCGGGCGCAGCATCGATCAACTGGCCAGCGAGGGCCGCGGCCTGCGCATCTATCGCGGCGGCAAGCCCTTCGGCTTTTGGGAGCCAGAAGCGCAAAGCCTGTCCCCCGGCGACCTGATCGTCGAGGTCATCCGCTGCGAAGAATGCGAAGCAAATGTTCCCGGCGGCTAA
- the rimO gene encoding 30S ribosomal protein S12 methylthiotransferase RimO gives MTVKTLPTQPKVGMVSLGCPKALVDSERILTKLRADGYGLSPDYAGADVVLVNTCGFLDSAKEESLEAIGEAMAENGRVIVTGCMGNEADVIRARFPNVLAVTGAHQYEQVVDAVHDAAPPTQGPFVDLVPEGGLKLTPRHYSYLKISEGCNHSCSFCIIPDLRGKLVSRRIDAVLREAEKLVAAGTKELLVISQDTSAYGVDTRHDPRDWKGREVRAHMTDLARELGQLQTSEGRAPWVRLHYVYPYPHVDAVIPLMAEGLLTPYLDIPFQHASPSVLKRMKRPANEAKVLERLKNWRAIAPDIAIRSSFVVGFPGETEADFQYLLDWLDEAQLDRVGAFRFEPVAGAQANALDDQVPEELKEERYQRIMEKTAAISAAKLEAKIGRTMPVIIDEVGEADEDGSIGATGRSQADAPEIDGHVYLRDVAGTLKSGDIVDVAIEDADEHDLFGVIRE, from the coding sequence ATGACAGTCAAAACCCTCCCCACCCAGCCGAAGGTCGGCATGGTTTCGCTCGGCTGCCCCAAGGCATTGGTCGACAGCGAACGGATTCTCACCAAGCTGCGCGCCGACGGCTATGGCCTGTCGCCCGATTATGCGGGTGCCGACGTCGTGCTCGTGAACACCTGCGGCTTCCTCGATTCGGCGAAGGAAGAGAGCCTTGAGGCGATCGGCGAAGCGATGGCCGAAAATGGTCGCGTCATCGTCACCGGCTGCATGGGCAATGAGGCCGACGTCATCCGCGCCCGCTTCCCCAACGTCCTCGCGGTCACCGGCGCGCATCAGTACGAACAGGTTGTCGACGCCGTTCACGACGCCGCGCCGCCGACGCAGGGGCCGTTTGTCGATCTCGTCCCCGAAGGCGGGCTGAAGCTGACCCCGCGCCACTATAGCTATCTGAAAATCAGCGAAGGCTGCAACCATAGCTGCTCTTTCTGCATCATCCCCGACCTGCGCGGCAAACTCGTCAGCCGCCGCATCGACGCGGTGCTGCGCGAGGCGGAAAAGCTCGTCGCCGCGGGGACCAAGGAACTGCTGGTGATCAGCCAGGACACCTCGGCCTATGGCGTCGATACCCGTCACGACCCGCGCGACTGGAAGGGCCGCGAAGTCCGCGCCCATATGACCGACCTCGCCCGTGAACTCGGCCAGCTTCAGACCAGCGAAGGCCGCGCCCCGTGGGTGCGCCTCCACTATGTCTATCCCTACCCGCATGTCGATGCGGTGATCCCGCTGATGGCCGAGGGGCTGCTCACCCCCTATCTCGACATCCCGTTCCAGCACGCCAGCCCGAGCGTCCTCAAGCGCATGAAGCGCCCCGCGAACGAGGCCAAGGTGCTCGAACGACTCAAGAACTGGCGCGCCATCGCCCCCGACATCGCAATCCGCTCCAGCTTCGTCGTCGGCTTCCCCGGCGAGACCGAGGCGGATTTCCAATATCTTCTCGACTGGCTCGACGAAGCCCAGCTCGACCGCGTCGGCGCCTTCCGCTTCGAACCCGTCGCGGGGGCGCAAGCGAATGCGCTCGACGATCAGGTTCCCGAAGAACTCAAGGAAGAGCGCTACCAGCGGATCATGGAAAAAACCGCCGCGATCAGCGCCGCGAAGCTGGAGGCCAAGATCGGCCGCACAATGCCAGTAATCATCGACGAAGTCGGCGAAGCCGACGAAGACGGCAGCATCGGCGCAACGGGCCGGTCACAAGCCGACGCGCCCGAGATCGACGGCCATGTCTATCTGCGCGACGTCGCGGGGACGCTGAAATCGGGCGATATCGTAGATGTCGCAATCGAGGATGCCGATGAGCATGATTTGTTCGGGGTGATCCGCGAATAG
- a CDS encoding M23 family metallopeptidase — translation MGEIRHHIGALLGALVLAGCIPAAPTPPSRPAAPAPAPTATPDGIDFERRPLTDVVGGDARPTWTLKSVATNAVRVNAGAYTVRPGDTLRAIGEMSGAGSEAIALENDLTPPFSLRAGQQLRIPAGLYHRVGTGETGIGIARAYGAEWGEIITINALAEPYILRVGQRLRLPSDARAIPPGPVNVGARAAAFTLDIDDIATGSQPALAEAARPTLASAAPRQPVTTALAGPARFTGRFEWPLNGPILARFGPLAPGKVSDGINIAAAAGTPIRATADGVVAYAGDQIGVYGGLILINHGGGWVSAYGHAARIDVQRGQAVRIGDVIGRAGATGQVQTSQLHFQLRKNRIPVDPMKQLPPR, via the coding sequence GTGGGGGAAATCAGGCATCATATCGGGGCTTTGCTGGGCGCGCTGGTGCTCGCCGGTTGCATTCCGGCCGCCCCCACTCCGCCCTCGCGGCCCGCCGCACCCGCGCCTGCTCCGACCGCCACCCCGGATGGCATCGACTTCGAGCGCCGCCCGCTCACCGATGTCGTCGGCGGCGATGCACGGCCGACCTGGACGCTGAAATCCGTCGCCACCAACGCCGTGCGCGTCAACGCAGGCGCCTACACGGTCCGCCCCGGCGACACGCTGCGCGCGATCGGCGAAATGAGCGGCGCCGGGTCCGAAGCGATCGCGCTGGAAAACGACCTCACTCCGCCCTTCTCCCTGCGCGCCGGGCAGCAACTCCGCATCCCAGCCGGGCTCTATCACCGCGTCGGCACCGGCGAGACGGGGATCGGCATCGCCCGCGCCTATGGCGCCGAATGGGGCGAGATCATCACGATCAACGCGCTCGCCGAACCCTATATCCTGCGCGTCGGCCAGCGGCTGCGCCTGCCCTCCGACGCCCGCGCTATCCCACCCGGGCCGGTGAATGTCGGCGCCCGCGCCGCCGCCTTCACCCTCGACATTGACGACATCGCCACTGGCAGCCAGCCCGCGCTGGCCGAAGCCGCGCGCCCGACCCTGGCCAGCGCCGCACCGCGCCAGCCGGTGACCACCGCTCTCGCCGGACCCGCGCGCTTCACTGGCCGCTTTGAGTGGCCGCTCAATGGCCCCATCCTCGCGCGCTTTGGCCCGCTCGCGCCCGGCAAGGTCAGTGACGGGATCAACATCGCCGCCGCCGCCGGCACCCCGATCCGCGCTACCGCTGATGGCGTCGTCGCCTATGCCGGTGACCAGATCGGCGTCTATGGCGGGCTGATCCTGATCAACCATGGCGGCGGCTGGGTCAGCGCCTACGGCCATGCGGCCCGCATCGATGTCCAGCGCGGTCAGGCGGTGCGGATCGGCGACGTCATCGGCCGCGCCGGAGCAACTGGACAGGTCCAGACGTCGCAACTCCATTTCCAGCTGCGCAAAAATCGCATACCCGTCGACCCGATGAAGCAATTGCCGCCCCGATGA
- a CDS encoding anion permease yields MHELAFPLLVGLVILALAFDFLNGLHDAANSIATVVATRLLRPVQAVIFAAFFNFAAYFLSIIFPELHKVAETIGKGIIDKDLVTPAVVFGALVGAMFWNVVTWLKGIPSSSSHALVGGIVGAGVAHAGFEGIEWTGLNKTVIAIFLSPMLGMLLAMLVMLISSWALRRATANFAEKTFRHLHLFSSAAYSISHGLNDAQKTMGIIAVLLYSTGYLQGEFHVPHWVAFSCYVAIALGTLSGGWKIIETMGGRITKLSHHQGFAASTGGSIMVFTASLLGIPVSTTHTITGSIIGAGVARRASAVRWGVASNVVAAWFITIPASAIVAAAFYGITRLF; encoded by the coding sequence ATGCACGAACTCGCTTTCCCGCTCCTCGTCGGCCTGGTCATTCTGGCGCTGGCGTTCGATTTCCTGAACGGGCTGCACGATGCCGCAAACAGCATCGCGACCGTCGTTGCAACCCGGCTGCTGCGCCCCGTACAGGCGGTGATCTTTGCCGCCTTCTTCAACTTCGCCGCATATTTCCTGTCGATCATCTTTCCCGAACTGCACAAGGTTGCGGAGACAATCGGCAAGGGGATCATCGACAAGGATCTGGTGACCCCGGCCGTCGTGTTCGGCGCGCTGGTCGGGGCGATGTTCTGGAATGTCGTCACCTGGCTGAAAGGTATCCCGTCGTCGTCGAGCCATGCGCTGGTCGGCGGCATCGTCGGCGCGGGCGTCGCGCATGCGGGGTTCGAGGGGATCGAGTGGACGGGCCTCAACAAGACGGTGATTGCGATCTTCCTGTCGCCGATGCTCGGCATGTTGCTGGCGATGCTGGTGATGCTGATCAGCAGTTGGGCGCTGCGCCGCGCGACCGCCAATTTCGCCGAAAAGACCTTTCGCCACCTTCATCTGTTTTCGTCGGCAGCCTATTCGATCAGCCACGGGCTGAACGACGCGCAAAAGACGATGGGGATCATCGCGGTGCTGCTCTATTCGACCGGCTATCTGCAGGGCGAGTTTCACGTCCCGCACTGGGTGGCGTTCAGTTGCTATGTCGCGATCGCGTTGGGCACGCTATCGGGCGGGTGGAAGATCATCGAGACGATGGGCGGCCGGATTACCAAGCTGTCGCATCACCAGGGCTTTGCCGCATCGACCGGCGGGTCGATCATGGTGTTCACCGCCAGCTTGCTCGGCATCCCGGTATCGACGACGCACACGATCACTGGCAGCATTATCGGCGCCGGTGTCGCGCGCCGCGCCAGCGCCGTGCGCTGGGGCGTGGCGAGCAATGTCGTCGCGGCCTGGTTCATCACCATCCCGGCGAGCGCGATCGTCGCGGCGGCGTTCTATGGCATCACACGTTTGTTTTGA
- the surE gene encoding 5'/3'-nucleotidase SurE, whose translation MRILLTNDDGYHAPGLAILESIARQLSDDIWVCAPAEEQSGAGHSLTLSRPVRIRDHGPQRWSCSGTPTDSVMMAISKLMPEKPDLILSGVNRGANLGDDVTYSGTVSAAIEGALAGIRSIALSQVYAREGMGDTVPFEAAEAWGAKVLRPLLAMDMAPRTLINVNFPAIPAADVRGIRVTRQGFHDYGRGSIVEGTDPRGYRYYWFGLHGIEHSPGHDSDLEAIDDRYISVTPLQLDLTHDASLAALRGAYDG comes from the coding sequence GTGCGCATCCTCCTCACCAACGACGACGGCTACCACGCCCCCGGCCTCGCCATTCTCGAATCCATCGCGCGCCAGCTTTCCGACGACATCTGGGTCTGCGCCCCCGCCGAGGAACAGTCGGGCGCCGGCCATTCGCTCACCCTGTCGCGCCCGGTGCGGATCCGCGACCACGGGCCGCAGCGTTGGTCGTGCAGCGGCACGCCGACCGATTCGGTGATGATGGCGATCAGCAAGCTGATGCCCGAAAAGCCCGACCTGATCCTGTCAGGGGTCAACCGCGGCGCCAATCTGGGCGATGACGTCACCTATTCGGGCACCGTCTCGGCGGCGATTGAGGGGGCGCTGGCGGGCATCCGCTCGATCGCGCTCAGCCAGGTCTATGCGCGCGAAGGCATGGGCGACACCGTGCCGTTCGAAGCCGCGGAGGCATGGGGCGCGAAAGTGCTGCGGCCGCTGCTCGCTATGGACATGGCGCCGCGCACGTTGATCAACGTCAATTTCCCGGCGATCCCAGCTGCCGATGTGCGCGGCATCCGCGTCACCCGGCAGGGCTTCCACGATTACGGTCGCGGCTCGATCGTCGAGGGCACGGACCCGCGCGGCTATCGCTATTACTGGTTCGGCCTGCACGGCATCGAACATTCGCCGGGGCACGACAGCGACCTGGAAGCGATCGACGACCGCTATATCTCGGTCACCCCGCTCCAGCTCGACCTGACGCATGACGCGTCGCTGGCGGCATTGCGCGGGGCTTATGACGGCTGA
- a CDS encoding DUF423 domain-containing protein gives MIGVLAAMSAAIAVAAGAFGAHGAAGQQEAEWLRTGGLYQLIHAVAALTIMGVARGPAILLLIGAAVFAFTLYAMALGAPRWLGAVTPIGGGLLIIGWLWAGWLYWRG, from the coding sequence ATGATCGGGGTATTGGCGGCAATGTCGGCGGCGATCGCGGTCGCGGCGGGGGCGTTTGGCGCCCATGGCGCGGCGGGGCAGCAGGAGGCCGAATGGCTGCGGACCGGTGGGCTCTACCAGCTGATCCACGCGGTGGCGGCGCTGACGATCATGGGTGTCGCGCGCGGACCCGCGATCCTGTTGCTGATCGGCGCGGCGGTGTTTGCCTTCACCCTCTATGCGATGGCGCTCGGTGCGCCGCGCTGGCTGGGCGCGGTGACGCCGATCGGTGGCGGTTTACTGATTATCGGCTGGCTGTGGGCGGGCTGGCTTTACTGGCGGGGCTAG
- a CDS encoding DUF4403 family protein: protein MRLIHLAAATILLTTALTACDRQVAVDPPPRATDKAPSPTQTSLIAVPINADTTALKQALERAVPKTLWTINRRERACVQPQRVKVFGKKVKVTPPIPCTIVGRVTRGPLRLRGVGDEIIVDVPLSATIAARDVGGVLKGETATGAAMAHARVRIDITPDWRTRGTARISYGWTKAPGIDFLGKRITFTDEADAKLKPVVRDVEREVNREIARIDIRQQASEVWRQSFTALELNRENPPVWMRVTPQRILYGGYRMEGQQMRLNLGLEAITETFVSRRPTDPTPTPLPKMVREAPTPHLDVRVPVLADYAQLQPVVDRALLKRSARPFVLPKVGPMTVKFGKSTIYGAPDGRIALGVDVAMRLADRSGEPTHGRIWMTAVPVNKPGSAEVHFTNLSINGDTDGVGGDLLITLGQSPGFAPLIADALTQNFARDLGELQGKIKRAVDQRREGAFVIRTQVDQFEIGTIKAYGNGLYLPVRLVGGAQVDYRPVK from the coding sequence ATGCGTCTAATCCACTTGGCAGCCGCCACCATCCTGCTGACGACCGCACTCACCGCCTGCGACCGACAGGTCGCCGTCGATCCGCCGCCGCGCGCGACCGACAAGGCGCCCTCGCCCACGCAAACATCGCTGATCGCGGTGCCGATCAATGCCGACACGACCGCGCTCAAACAGGCGCTCGAACGCGCGGTGCCCAAGACCTTGTGGACGATCAACCGGCGCGAACGCGCGTGCGTGCAGCCGCAGCGGGTCAAGGTGTTCGGCAAGAAGGTGAAGGTCACGCCGCCGATCCCCTGCACCATCGTCGGGCGCGTCACACGCGGGCCGCTGCGGCTGCGCGGCGTGGGCGACGAGATTATCGTCGATGTGCCGCTGAGCGCCACGATCGCGGCGCGCGACGTCGGCGGGGTGCTGAAGGGCGAGACCGCGACTGGCGCGGCGATGGCGCATGCGCGGGTCAGGATCGACATCACCCCCGACTGGCGCACCCGCGGCACGGCGCGGATCAGCTATGGCTGGACCAAGGCGCCGGGGATCGACTTTCTGGGCAAGCGCATCACCTTCACTGACGAGGCCGATGCCAAGTTGAAACCCGTCGTGCGCGACGTCGAGCGCGAGGTGAACCGCGAGATCGCCCGCATCGACATCCGCCAGCAGGCCTCCGAGGTGTGGCGGCAGAGTTTCACGGCGCTCGAACTCAACCGCGAAAATCCGCCGGTGTGGATGCGCGTCACCCCGCAGCGCATCCTTTATGGCGGATACCGGATGGAGGGGCAGCAGATGCGGCTGAACCTCGGTCTCGAAGCGATCACCGAGACCTTTGTTTCGCGGCGGCCCACCGATCCGACGCCAACGCCGCTGCCGAAGATGGTCCGCGAAGCGCCCACGCCGCACCTCGACGTGCGGGTGCCGGTGCTTGCCGACTATGCCCAGCTTCAGCCCGTGGTCGATCGCGCGCTGCTCAAGCGGTCGGCGCGGCCGTTTGTGCTACCCAAGGTAGGGCCGATGACGGTCAAATTCGGCAAATCGACGATCTATGGCGCGCCCGACGGACGCATCGCCTTGGGGGTCGATGTCGCCATGCGACTGGCCGACCGCAGCGGCGAGCCAACCCACGGCCGCATCTGGATGACCGCGGTTCCCGTCAACAAGCCCGGATCGGCCGAGGTGCATTTCACCAATTTGTCGATCAATGGCGACACCGACGGGGTGGGCGGCGACCTGCTGATCACGCTTGGCCAGAGCCCGGGCTTTGCCCCGCTGATCGCCGATGCGCTGACCCAGAATTTTGCCCGCGACCTTGGCGAGTTGCAGGGCAAGATCAAGCGCGCGGTCGATCAGCGGCGCGAAGGCGCCTTTGTAATTCGCACCCAGGTCGATCAATTCGAAATCGGGACGATCAAGGCCTATGGCAACGGCCTATATCTACCGGTGCGGCTGGTCGGCGGCGCGCAAGTCGATTACCGCCCGGTAAAATGA